The Magnolia sinica isolate HGM2019 chromosome 9, MsV1, whole genome shotgun sequence genome contains a region encoding:
- the LOC131255962 gene encoding disease resistance protein Pik-1-like: protein MKQKIVMKIPMNDPKSQSKAMKTAVGIQGVISATLEGGNKEQLVVVGEGVDSVVLTTLLRKKMGFTELVSVAVVDEKKKEEETKPSSETAVLPTYWAYQYSTQQPLHYVYQDPNQDNCCIM from the exons ATGAAG CAAAAGATTGTGATGAAAATCCCGATGAACGATCCGAAGAGCCAGTCCAAGGCCATGAAAACTGCAGTCGGCATACAAG GTGTTATATCTGCTACGTTGGAGGGCGGCAATAAGGAACAGCTTGTAGTGGTTGGTGAGGGAGTCGACTCGGTCGTGTTGACAACCCTGCTAAGAAAGAAGATGGGATTTACAGAGCTCGTTAGCGTCGCAGTTGTCgatgagaagaagaaagaggaggagacAAAGCCATCAAGTGAAACCGCAGTTCTGCCCACTTATTGGGCCTACCAATACAGCACGCAACAGCCACTGCATTATGTGTACCAAGACCCCAACCAGGATAACTGTTGCATCATGTGA